From Brucella pseudogrignonensis, a single genomic window includes:
- a CDS encoding DUF721 domain-containing protein yields MNERKPKRGFRPLADMTSGLMDPMLQKRAGISLSLLQSWEDIVGPAIGSSSRPLRIVWPRRLHQDEPFNPATLIIACEGFAALQIQHETGEIISRVNGFLGFSAIGRIKIEQKPPAIDFRRKPKRLAPLAPSEERRIDKVTDGIEDDALRAALARLGKNILAEKRATKK; encoded by the coding sequence ATGAACGAACGCAAACCAAAACGAGGCTTCCGCCCGCTGGCCGATATGACGTCTGGTCTGATGGATCCGATGTTACAAAAACGTGCGGGCATCAGCCTCTCACTGCTGCAATCATGGGAAGATATTGTCGGCCCGGCAATAGGTAGCTCTTCGCGGCCGCTGCGTATTGTATGGCCAAGACGTTTGCATCAGGACGAACCTTTCAATCCGGCAACGCTCATTATCGCCTGCGAAGGCTTTGCAGCCCTTCAGATTCAGCATGAGACAGGCGAAATCATCAGCCGTGTGAATGGCTTTCTGGGTTTCTCTGCGATTGGTCGTATCAAGATAGAGCAGAAGCCGCCTGCGATTGATTTCAGACGCAAGCCAAAACGTCTTGCACCTCTGGCACCCTCCGAAGAGCGGCGCATTGATAAGGTGACGGATGGTATCGAGGATGATGCACTAAGAGCAGCTCTGGCTCGGCTTGGCAAAAATATACTCGCTGAAAAGCGCGCTACAAAGAAGTAG
- a CDS encoding DsbA family protein, with translation MPASLNRRHVISLAGAAAAGLAFAGNASAQARSAEASVDAAKLAEPGKMKDMVYGKADAPVTIVEYASLTCSHCADFAVNTFPTIKEKYIDTGKAKLIFREFPFDPRATAAFMLARCAPEDRYFPMIEVFFKQQQQWAGAADGEAALLQIAKLAGFTQESFKACLTNQQVLDDVRATMERGSKEFGVNATPTFFINGQKYAGALSVDEMSAIIDKLL, from the coding sequence ATGCCTGCATCGCTTAACCGCAGACATGTTATTTCTCTTGCTGGCGCCGCCGCCGCAGGCCTCGCCTTTGCGGGCAATGCAAGTGCGCAGGCACGCAGTGCCGAAGCGTCCGTTGACGCTGCCAAGCTTGCTGAGCCAGGCAAGATGAAGGACATGGTTTATGGCAAGGCCGATGCGCCTGTGACCATAGTTGAGTACGCATCGCTGACCTGTTCGCATTGCGCTGATTTTGCGGTCAATACTTTCCCGACCATCAAGGAAAAATACATTGATACTGGCAAAGCGAAGCTTATCTTCCGCGAGTTCCCATTCGATCCACGCGCAACTGCTGCTTTCATGCTGGCTCGTTGTGCGCCGGAAGACCGTTATTTCCCGATGATCGAAGTTTTCTTTAAGCAGCAGCAACAGTGGGCGGGTGCAGCCGATGGCGAAGCTGCGCTGCTCCAGATCGCGAAACTTGCAGGTTTTACACAGGAGTCGTTCAAGGCTTGCTTGACGAACCAGCAGGTTCTCGATGATGTGAGAGCAACGATGGAACGCGGATCGAAGGAATTTGGTGTGAACGCCACGCCAACTTTCTTCATCAACGGACAGAAATATGCTGGAGCCCTTTCGGTTGACGAGATGTCGGCAATCATTGACAAGCTGCTCTAA